In bacterium, the genomic stretch AAGGGAGCCTCTTCTGATCTTAGAAAACTACTCCATGGGAGTGATAGCTGGAAGCTTTCCTAGCTGAATACTTCTTTACTCAACACAATGGTACTACAGCATGAAGGGGTGTCACAGCAGGAAGGGGTGCAACGAGTTTCGAGTCGTTCTCACAGGAGGAATTCTGAAGCTTTTATAACAGCCGCCCTAAGCACTAGGCCAAAAATTGCGTGGCGAATGAGACTATCTCTCTTGTAACCTGCTCTACATCACCATTCCCGCCCAGGATAAGCCAATTGATCAGCTTTTTAGCACCTTCCATTCCTAGCCAAATCACCAGAGCCGTAAAGCATAGAGCAATCAGACCCCAGGCAAAGCCAAGAAAGAGAAAAAGAAAGTCATCTTCGAGAAGGCTAAATCCAATCAGAAATATTCCACCAGCCGGCAAGGTATTTGTCCCGGGAATGGGGATTGCCATCGAAACTCCCAACAGGCAGATGAGGAGACCAATCAACAATCTGGCAGAAAGCGATTGAACAAATGAGGCCAGACGAGGACGGGAGAATCGTTCTAGAAAGATTGCTAATTTCTCCATCAGAGATCGCATTTTTTTCAGCTTACTGAGATTTATGGTCTTCTTTGAAATGAAAGCAGGAAATTTGACAGACCTTTTTCCAAACAACAGCCCAAGACCGATACAGAGCAAAGGGACTGATAGCACT encodes the following:
- a CDS encoding exopolysaccharide biosynthesis protein, translating into MAISSGIQKVEKVEISQAEKRERLSSLIHRIFDPARGEVTIRTIMKELDHHGMALVLIFFSLPSALPVPAPGYSTVLSVPLLCIGLGLLFGKRSVKFPAFISKKTINLSKLKKMRSLMEKLAIFLERFSRPRLASFVQSLSARLLIGLLICLLGVSMAIPIPGTNTLPAGGIFLIGFSLLEDDFLFLFLGFAWGLIALCFTALVIWLGMEGAKKLINWLILGGNGDVEQVTREIVSFATQFLA